Sequence from the Candidatus Obscuribacterales bacterium genome:
TACGGTCACCATGCCGTCTTCAGCAAGCTGTTGCCGATCTTCCAACACCCGTTGATGCACCACACCACTGCGGGATGAATCAACCAGTTCAATACCCGACGGCACTTTCCCAGCCACCTGTAAACTCTCGGTGGTCAGCTCAACAATGTCGCCATTGTTAATGATCACCATATTTTCCGCCGGAACACCCATGCTTTGGGCGGTCTTACTATGCTTCACCAACATGCGATGTTCACCGTGCACCGGCAGGAAGAACTTAGGACGAGTCAACGCCAGCATCAGTTTTTGATCTTCCTGGGCACCATGGCCAGAGACGTGAATGCCTTCACCTTTGCCATAGACAACCTTCGCACCCTGCATCATCAGCTTGTCAATGGTGTTGACAACAGCAATGGTATTGCCTGGAATGGGATTGGCGGAGAACACCACCGTATCACCCGTGCGGATTTTTACCTGACGATGCTCTTGGTTAGCAATACGGGTCAGGGCTGCCATCGGCTCACCTTGGGAGCCCGTAGTCAGAATCAATACATTCTCGTCGGGATACTTATTGACGCCCTTCAGAGGCACAAATAAATCATCTTCACATTTGATGTAGCCCAAGTTACGGGCATGGGCAATCACGTTGAGCATCGATCGCCCCACCACCGACACCACGCGCTTATGCTTTTTCGCTAGTTCCAGAATCATATTGACCCGGTGAACCGATGACGCAAAGGTGGTGACAAGTAAGCGTCCTTCCGCTTGCCCAAACACGCGGTCAAGGTTGGGGAAAACCGATCGCTCGGATGGCGTCGCTCCCGGTACTTCAGAGTTGGTGGAATCACTCATCAAGCAGAGCACGCCTTTTTCGCCATGTTCTGCCAGGCGTTGGAAGTCAAACTGCTCTCCATCCACCGGAGTGTAGTCCACCTTAAAGTCTCCGGTGTGAATAACCACACCCAGAGGGGTATGAATAGCCACCGAGAAACTGTCAGCCATAGAGTGGGTGTTGCGAATATATTCCACCAGGAATGACTTACCAATACGCACCATATCTCTAGGGCGCACCGTCCGCAGTTCAGTTTGATTAGCCACCCCAGCTTCTTGCAACTTGCCTTCTAGCAAAGCTAGAGCCAAGCGCGGCCCATAGATCACCGGAATGTCAATTTGCTTGAGGTGAAACGCAATACCACCGATGTGGTCTTCATGACCATGGGTGACAATCATTCCCTTGATTTTGTGCCGATTTTCACGCAGATAGGTCATATCTGGTAGCACAATATTCACACCATGCATCCCATCGGTGGGAAATGCTAGCCCTGCATCAAGCAAGAGAATTTCGTCGTTGATTTCAAAGACGCAAGTATTCTTACCAATTTCGTGTAAACCACCAAGGGGGATGATTTTTAGTGCTTGGGAATTGTTTCGACTCATAAAGGTCCTTTTTACTAGAGAATCTGGAATGACGTAACAGAAAACAGAGAGGCGATCGCTTTCAGGTTTTGGAGCTAAAAAGGTTTGGACATCTCAACCAAGACATCTGAAGTTCCAAAGCTACAGGTAAGAACCTCATGGGATGCCATAGCTAGACGTCGAGGAGCCATGACAGTGCTGCAAACCTAGGAAAGGATCACACTCTATTCAATTGTCTTGAGAAGCACACCTATTCAATTGTTCAAAACTTGGTTCGCGTCTATGTCCTAGCGATGCA
This genomic interval carries:
- a CDS encoding ribonuclease J, which produces MSRNNSQALKIIPLGGLHEIGKNTCVFEINDEILLLDAGLAFPTDGMHGVNIVLPDMTYLRENRHKIKGMIVTHGHEDHIGGIAFHLKQIDIPVIYGPRLALALLEGKLQEAGVANQTELRTVRPRDMVRIGKSFLVEYIRNTHSMADSFSVAIHTPLGVVIHTGDFKVDYTPVDGEQFDFQRLAEHGEKGVLCLMSDSTNSEVPGATPSERSVFPNLDRVFGQAEGRLLVTTFASSVHRVNMILELAKKHKRVVSVVGRSMLNVIAHARNLGYIKCEDDLFVPLKGVNKYPDENVLILTTGSQGEPMAALTRIANQEHRQVKIRTGDTVVFSANPIPGNTIAVVNTIDKLMMQGAKVVYGKGEGIHVSGHGAQEDQKLMLALTRPKFFLPVHGEHRMLVKHSKTAQSMGVPAENMVIINNGDIVELTTESLQVAGKVPSGIELVDSSRSGVVHQRVLEDRQQLAEDGMVTV